From the genome of Candidatus Chlamydia corallus, one region includes:
- a CDS encoding YqgE/AlgH family protein yields MKIPYARLEKGSLLVASPDMNQGVFARSVILLCEHSLNGSFGLILNKTLGFEISDDIFTFEKVSNQNIRFCMGGPLQANQMMLLHSCSEIPEQTLEICPSVYLGGDLSFLQEVASSESGPEINLCFGYSGWQAEQLEKEFLSNDWFLAPGNKDYVFYSEPEHLWAEVLKDLGGKYASLSTVPDNLLLN; encoded by the coding sequence ATGAAAATTCCTTATGCACGCTTAGAAAAAGGATCCTTGTTGGTCGCTTCTCCTGATATGAATCAAGGGGTCTTTGCTCGTAGTGTCATTTTACTTTGCGAACACAGCCTTAACGGTTCCTTTGGTCTAATCTTAAATAAAACCCTAGGATTTGAAATCTCAGATGACATCTTTACCTTTGAAAAAGTTTCAAATCAAAATATCCGCTTTTGTATGGGGGGCCCCCTACAAGCAAATCAAATGATGTTGCTTCACTCATGCTCTGAAATTCCTGAGCAAACTTTAGAAATTTGTCCTTCAGTATACTTAGGAGGCGATCTCTCCTTCCTCCAAGAAGTGGCTTCTAGCGAATCTGGTCCAGAGATAAACCTATGCTTTGGCTATAGCGGATGGCAAGCAGAGCAACTAGAAAAAGAATTCTTAAGCAACGACTGGTTTCTGGCGCCAGGAAACAAAGACTATGTTTTTTACTCGGAACCAGAACATCTCTGGGCAGAGGTTCTTAAAGATCTAGGAGGAAAATACGCCTCACTTTCTACGGTTCCAGACAACCTATTACTAAACTAG
- the rpiA gene encoding ribose 5-phosphate isomerase A, whose product MEKDLYLDEKKCLAHEAATQVTSGMTLGLGSGSTAREFIFALANKIQKESLEIYAVASSQNSYSLAKHLAIPLLNPEEFSTLDLAIDGADEVDPRLRMIKGGGGAIFREKILLKAAKRSIILVDESKLVPILGKFRVPLEISRFGRSAIIEEIRHLGYEGVWRLQANGDLFITDSGNYIYDIYSPNLYPNPEEDLLRLIQIHGVIEVGFVIEKVEVWSSNSQGLISKKYSV is encoded by the coding sequence GTGGAAAAAGATCTTTATCTTGACGAGAAAAAATGCCTTGCTCATGAGGCTGCTACACAAGTAACTTCGGGCATGACCCTTGGCTTGGGAAGTGGATCTACAGCTAGGGAATTTATCTTTGCTCTTGCCAATAAAATTCAAAAAGAATCTTTAGAAATTTATGCTGTAGCTTCTTCTCAAAATTCCTATTCTCTAGCAAAGCACCTTGCAATCCCCCTCTTAAATCCAGAAGAATTTTCTACCCTAGATCTAGCCATAGACGGTGCTGATGAAGTAGACCCTCGATTGCGGATGATCAAGGGAGGTGGGGGAGCAATCTTCAGAGAAAAAATTCTTTTGAAAGCAGCAAAACGTAGCATTATCCTTGTTGATGAAAGTAAACTGGTTCCTATCTTAGGAAAGTTTCGGGTTCCTTTAGAAATCAGTCGATTTGGCCGGTCAGCAATTATTGAAGAAATCCGCCATCTCGGGTATGAAGGAGTTTGGCGCTTACAAGCTAATGGAGACTTATTTATTACAGACAGCGGCAATTACATTTATGATATTTACTCCCCTAATCTCTACCCAAATCCTGAAGAGGATTTATTAAGGTTAATACAAATTCATGGTGTTATTGAAGTCGGGTTTGTTATAGAGAAAGTCGAAGTATGGTCTAGCAATAGCCAAGGTCTAATTAGCAAAAAATATTCTGTATGA
- a CDS encoding transglutaminase family protein: protein MFKNLMARYMFAVLFLLPMFYLDGAHLKKSYDNKALAISKDLKLQEECQKFWNLDPYKLESLCAYQALYHDDYSSQRIRQLFPQVKKNEVPLFATTILALGKTDHNFSKEEILLIQKVSCPGLSLASFRESMEIDPEKDLARALVLLEFPGDLGKSRANYYSNCLDILALRIHAERQRYLDASPCVPGTPKFHKATIEAINTILFYEEAVRYPSKKEMFSDEFSFLSSVTDRKFGVCLGVSSLYFSLSQRLDLPLEVVTPPGHIYLRYRGGEVNIETTAGGRHLSTESYCDCLALEDLQVRTPKEMIGLTFMNQGSFALQKKKYKEAEEAYKKAQEYLQDAELQELLGFVQILGGKEKEGRSLIKNSHRATQKGSVAYDYLKGRINMPTLALLFCYPGSNYEEVASYGEELKKAMKSSMVCCEGQRRLASVALHLGKMAEGVSLLEVCAEDIPDDFSLHLRLCKILCDRHDYRKALKYFLIAERLMEDQGFFEKDSRSFALFYEVKKIMSIVAPQKASILPSIRSKK from the coding sequence ATGTTCAAGAACCTTATGGCAAGGTATATGTTTGCAGTCCTATTCTTGCTTCCTATGTTCTACTTGGATGGTGCGCATTTAAAAAAATCTTATGATAATAAGGCCCTGGCTATATCCAAAGATCTTAAGTTACAGGAAGAGTGTCAGAAGTTTTGGAATCTTGATCCGTATAAATTAGAAAGTCTTTGTGCTTACCAGGCGCTTTATCATGATGACTATAGCTCTCAGAGAATACGCCAGCTTTTCCCTCAAGTAAAAAAAAATGAAGTCCCTTTATTTGCAACAACGATTCTTGCTTTAGGGAAAACAGATCACAATTTTTCTAAAGAAGAAATCTTATTGATACAAAAGGTTTCTTGCCCAGGTCTCTCATTAGCTTCTTTCAGAGAGTCTATGGAAATAGACCCAGAAAAAGATCTGGCACGTGCTTTGGTATTGCTGGAATTCCCTGGAGATCTTGGAAAGAGTCGAGCCAATTACTATAGTAATTGTTTAGATATATTGGCGTTGCGTATTCATGCAGAACGCCAACGTTATTTAGATGCGTCTCCTTGTGTTCCTGGAACCCCGAAGTTTCATAAGGCAACTATAGAGGCTATCAATACGATTCTCTTTTATGAAGAAGCTGTTCGTTATCCCTCAAAGAAAGAAATGTTTTCTGATGAATTTTCTTTTCTTTCCTCTGTTACAGATAGGAAATTCGGCGTATGCCTAGGAGTTTCCTCACTCTATTTTTCTTTATCACAGCGCTTAGATTTACCCCTGGAAGTGGTAACACCTCCTGGGCATATCTACTTGCGCTATCGGGGTGGTGAAGTGAACATTGAGACTACAGCAGGAGGGCGCCATCTTTCTACAGAAAGTTACTGTGATTGCTTAGCTTTAGAAGATCTTCAAGTACGCACTCCTAAAGAAATGATAGGGCTTACTTTTATGAACCAGGGCTCTTTCGCTTTGCAGAAGAAAAAGTATAAGGAAGCTGAAGAAGCTTATAAGAAAGCGCAAGAATATTTGCAAGATGCAGAGCTTCAAGAGCTTTTGGGTTTTGTTCAAATCCTTGGAGGGAAGGAAAAAGAAGGGAGGTCTTTGATTAAAAACAGTCACCGTGCTACTCAAAAAGGATCAGTGGCTTATGATTACCTTAAAGGTAGAATAAACATGCCGACACTAGCTCTTTTATTTTGTTATCCAGGATCTAATTATGAAGAGGTAGCTTCTTATGGAGAAGAACTCAAAAAGGCTATGAAAAGCTCGATGGTATGTTGTGAAGGTCAACGGCGTCTTGCTTCAGTAGCACTTCATTTGGGAAAGATGGCTGAAGGGGTTTCTCTTTTAGAAGTATGTGCTGAGGATATTCCTGACGATTTTTCTCTTCATCTAAGGCTATGTAAAATCCTGTGCGATAGACACGACTATAGAAAGGCCTTGAAATACTTTTTAATTGCTGAAAGACTTATGGAGGATCAGGGATTTTTTGAAAAAGATAGTCGTTCGTTTGCCCTGTTTTATGAAGTAAAAAAAATTATGTCCATAGTAGCTCCTCAAAAAGCTAGTATTTTGCCTTCAATAAGGTCTAAAAAATGA
- the hemL gene encoding glutamate-1-semialdehyde 2,1-aminomutase encodes MFNCSVQETAFTFEEACQVFPGGVNSPVRACRSVGVTPPIVSSAQGDSFLDSQGREFIDFCGGWGALIHGHSHPKIVEAIHKAALKGTSYGLTSEEEILFAKTLLSSLKLEEHKIRFVSSGTEATMTAVRLARGITNRPIIIKFIGGYHGHADTLLEGISITEKNIENLSLLINTPCPSHLLLSLPYNNTEILNHVMESLGSEVAGIIFEPVCANMGVILPQLKFLDCIIELSKHFGSLSIMDEVVTGFRLAFDGAKAIFKLSPDITIYGKILGGGMPAAAVVAHRLILDQLMPEGTIFQAGTMSGNLLAMAAGYAATQLCQSEGFYHDLSQLEALFYSPIEEEIRSQGFPVFLAHQGTMFSLFFNESAPRNFDEAKSSDLKKFQTFYREVFANGIYLSPSPFEANFISSAHTEENLTYAQNIVIDSLIKIFDSSTKRYF; translated from the coding sequence ATGTTCAACTGCTCCGTTCAAGAGACTGCTTTCACTTTTGAAGAGGCATGCCAGGTCTTTCCTGGCGGAGTTAATTCTCCCGTTCGCGCATGTCGTTCTGTAGGAGTGACACCCCCCATAGTTAGCTCAGCACAAGGAGATAGTTTCTTAGATAGCCAAGGACGAGAGTTTATTGATTTTTGTGGAGGCTGGGGAGCTTTAATTCATGGTCACAGTCATCCCAAAATTGTCGAGGCCATCCATAAAGCAGCTCTAAAAGGAACTTCATACGGCTTAACCTCTGAAGAAGAAATTCTCTTTGCCAAAACGCTTCTTTCTTCACTCAAACTCGAAGAACATAAAATTCGTTTCGTATCCTCAGGAACTGAAGCAACAATGACAGCAGTACGTCTAGCTCGAGGAATCACAAACCGACCTATAATCATCAAATTTATAGGGGGATATCACGGTCATGCAGATACCCTTCTTGAAGGCATCTCAATAACCGAAAAAAATATAGAGAATCTCTCTTTATTAATAAATACGCCCTGCCCAAGTCATTTATTATTATCCCTACCTTACAATAATACCGAAATACTAAACCATGTTATGGAATCTCTAGGATCTGAGGTGGCAGGAATTATTTTTGAACCTGTATGTGCAAATATGGGAGTCATCCTCCCTCAACTCAAATTCTTAGATTGTATTATAGAGCTCTCTAAGCATTTCGGAAGCCTTTCTATTATGGATGAAGTCGTTACAGGATTTCGACTAGCGTTCGATGGAGCTAAAGCCATTTTCAAGCTTTCCCCTGACATTACCATTTATGGAAAAATCTTAGGAGGAGGCATGCCTGCCGCTGCCGTTGTAGCACACCGCTTAATTCTTGACCAACTCATGCCTGAAGGAACAATATTCCAAGCGGGCACAATGTCAGGAAACCTCCTAGCAATGGCTGCAGGATATGCTGCCACTCAGCTATGTCAATCCGAAGGATTCTATCACGATCTAAGTCAATTAGAAGCTCTGTTTTATTCTCCAATTGAAGAAGAAATCCGATCTCAAGGATTTCCAGTATTTCTAGCACACCAAGGAACTATGTTCAGCCTATTTTTTAACGAATCCGCACCCAGAAATTTTGATGAAGCAAAGAGCTCGGATTTGAAGAAATTTCAAACTTTCTACCGTGAAGTATTCGCTAATGGAATTTACCTTTCACCGTCTCCTTTCGAAGCTAATTTTATTTCTTCTGCCCACACTGAAGAAAACTTAACCTATGCACAAAACATCGTCATCGATAGTCTTATTAAAATTTTTGATTCTTCGACTAAAAGATATTTCTAA
- a CDS encoding SUMF1/EgtB/PvdO family nonheme iron enzyme — translation MESEKDIGAEFLGDYRILYRKGQSLWSEDVLAEHRFIKKRYFIRLLLPDLGNSETFMKAFHDVVVKLAKLDYPGILTIENVSESAGRYFLVTQEQDMPVLSLTQYLKSISRKLTEIEIIDIVSQLAALLDYAHSEGLAQEEWNLDSIYIRVLNGAPKVVLPDLGFAGLLKERVLEALFSDEGDREARIKERILIQATEGKRGGEDAYAFGAITYYLLFGFLPQGIFPMPSKVFPQHIYDWDFLITSCLSYFMEERAKELLPLIRKKTLGEELQSVVSNCIDSSLREVSGFLEASQNLPKAVLEIGEAQAIHQNEKSSEHLEFVLVEACSIDKAMDTAIESEGSAGIEEEGYSQALQSLLVREPVVSRYVEAEKEEPKPQPLPTEMVLIEGGEFSRGSVEGQRDELPVHKVILNSFFLDIHPVTNEQFIRYLECCGSEQDRYYNELIRLRDSRIQRRSGKLVIEPGYGKHPVVGVTWYGASGYAEWIGKRLPTEAEWEIAASGGMAALRYPCGEEIEKSRANFFTADTTTVMSYPPNPYGLYDMAGNVYEWCQDWYGYDFYEISAQEPESPQGPAQGVYRVLRGGCWKSLKDDLRCAHRHRNNPGAVNSTYGFRCAKNIN, via the coding sequence ATGGAAAGCGAAAAAGATATAGGAGCTGAGTTTTTAGGTGACTATAGGATTCTTTATCGCAAGGGGCAGAGCCTATGGAGCGAAGATGTTTTAGCCGAACATCGATTTATAAAAAAACGTTACTTTATTCGACTTCTCCTTCCCGATCTAGGAAATTCTGAAACATTCATGAAAGCTTTTCATGACGTTGTTGTTAAACTAGCAAAATTGGACTATCCAGGCATTCTCACTATAGAAAATGTTTCCGAATCTGCAGGCAGATATTTCTTGGTGACGCAAGAACAGGACATGCCTGTCCTTTCGCTAACACAATATTTGAAAAGTATTTCCCGCAAACTTACAGAAATAGAAATTATAGATATTGTAAGTCAGCTTGCCGCTCTTTTAGACTATGCACATTCAGAAGGACTGGCTCAAGAAGAATGGAATCTTGATTCTATCTATATTCGTGTTTTGAACGGTGCTCCTAAAGTAGTTCTCCCTGATCTAGGGTTTGCTGGATTGCTAAAAGAACGTGTTTTAGAAGCGCTTTTTTCGGATGAAGGGGATCGAGAAGCTAGAATAAAGGAAAGGATATTAATTCAAGCCACAGAAGGAAAACGGGGGGGCGAAGATGCATATGCTTTTGGCGCTATAACTTATTACCTACTTTTTGGTTTTCTTCCTCAAGGCATCTTTCCTATGCCCTCAAAAGTTTTTCCTCAGCATATCTATGACTGGGATTTTTTAATTACCTCGTGTCTGAGTTATTTTATGGAGGAGAGGGCAAAAGAACTTTTGCCCTTAATAAGAAAAAAAACTTTAGGAGAAGAGCTGCAGAGTGTTGTTTCTAATTGTATAGATAGCTCTTTAAGGGAGGTCTCTGGTTTTTTGGAAGCTTCTCAGAATCTTCCAAAAGCTGTCCTCGAAATAGGAGAGGCGCAGGCAATTCATCAAAATGAGAAGTCTTCAGAACATTTAGAATTTGTTTTAGTCGAAGCATGTTCCATAGATAAAGCTATGGATACCGCGATAGAATCCGAAGGTAGTGCTGGAATAGAGGAAGAGGGCTATTCTCAAGCTCTACAGTCTTTATTAGTTCGAGAACCAGTGGTTAGTCGTTATGTAGAGGCAGAGAAAGAAGAACCCAAGCCACAGCCCCTACCTACAGAAATGGTTTTAATAGAGGGAGGAGAATTTTCTCGAGGGAGTGTAGAAGGCCAACGTGATGAGCTTCCTGTGCATAAAGTGATCTTAAATAGCTTTTTCTTAGATATTCATCCTGTGACGAATGAGCAATTTATTCGTTATTTAGAATGTTGTGGTAGTGAACAGGATAGGTACTATAACGAGTTAATTCGTTTGCGAGATTCTCGTATACAGCGTCGCTCTGGCAAGCTTGTTATAGAGCCAGGGTATGGTAAGCACCCTGTCGTCGGAGTCACTTGGTATGGAGCTTCGGGGTATGCAGAATGGATCGGGAAACGCTTGCCTACAGAAGCAGAGTGGGAAATTGCTGCATCTGGAGGTATGGCCGCGCTGCGTTATCCCTGTGGTGAGGAAATAGAGAAAAGTAGAGCAAATTTTTTTACTGCGGATACAACAACAGTCATGAGCTATCCGCCAAATCCTTATGGCTTATACGATATGGCGGGTAATGTGTATGAGTGGTGCCAAGATTGGTATGGGTATGATTTCTATGAAATTTCTGCTCAAGAACCAGAAAGTCCTCAGGGGCCTGCTCAGGGAGTTTATCGTGTACTACGAGGAGGATGTTGGAAAAGCTTAAAAGATGATCTTCGCTGTGCTCATCGTCATCGCAATAATCCTGGGGCAGTAAATAGTACATACGGTTTTAGATGTGCTAAGAATATCAATTAA
- a CDS encoding Nif3-like dinuclear metal center hexameric protein codes for MNVADLLSHLDSLLSSKTFQDYGPNGLQVGNLQAPIKTIAVAVTADLQTIKQAVAASANTLIVHHGIFWKGMPYPITDMIYKRIELLIKHNIQLIAYHLPLDAHPTLGNNWRVALDLNWNDLQPFGSSIPYLGVQGSFPPLHIDTFIDLLSQYYQSPLKASALGGPSIISSAALVSGGAYRELSLAAACQLDCFITGNFDEPAWSIALENNINFLAFGHTATEKVGPKSLVSYLKSQFSIPTIFIDTANPF; via the coding sequence ATGAATGTTGCCGATCTCCTTTCTCATCTTGACTCCCTTCTTTCGTCAAAAACATTTCAAGATTATGGGCCCAACGGCCTTCAAGTTGGAAATCTCCAAGCTCCAATAAAAACAATCGCTGTTGCTGTTACCGCAGACCTACAAACCATAAAACAAGCCGTTGCAGCTAGCGCTAACACCCTCATTGTACATCACGGTATTTTTTGGAAAGGCATGCCCTATCCTATTACCGACATGATCTACAAACGCATTGAGTTACTCATCAAACACAATATCCAACTCATCGCCTACCATCTTCCTCTCGATGCCCACCCTACCCTAGGAAATAACTGGAGAGTTGCCCTGGATCTAAACTGGAACGACCTCCAGCCTTTCGGTTCTTCGATCCCCTACCTAGGAGTACAAGGATCTTTTCCCCCGCTCCATATAGATACCTTCATCGATCTGTTATCTCAGTACTACCAAAGCCCCCTAAAAGCATCGGCCTTAGGTGGGCCTTCTATAATCTCCTCAGCAGCTCTGGTCTCAGGAGGAGCCTACAGAGAACTCTCTTTAGCAGCAGCTTGCCAGCTTGATTGCTTCATCACAGGAAATTTCGATGAACCCGCATGGTCAATAGCTCTAGAAAACAATATCAATTTCCTAGCATTTGGACATACAGCAACAGAAAAAGTAGGCCCCAAGTCCCTTGTAAGCTATCTAAAGAGCCAATTCTCAATCCCCACAATTTTTATAGATACAGCTAACCCTTTCTAA
- a CDS encoding bifunctional nuclease family protein has product MSLEKELLEKTPLILLNFYKLVSFCNYAGMILGTEEKKFAIYGHVSIGQAFQGADTKDNPPRRPFTHDLLNFVFSGFDIQVLRVVINDYKDNVFYTRLFLEQKDREFLYVVDVDARPSDSIPLALTHKVPILCVKAVFDAVVPYEE; this is encoded by the coding sequence ATGAGCTTAGAAAAAGAACTTCTAGAAAAAACTCCGTTAATCCTCCTTAATTTTTACAAACTTGTCAGTTTCTGTAATTACGCTGGTATGATCTTAGGTACGGAAGAAAAAAAATTCGCTATCTATGGGCATGTTTCGATAGGACAGGCATTTCAAGGCGCCGATACTAAAGACAATCCTCCGCGAAGGCCTTTTACCCACGATCTATTGAACTTTGTCTTTTCAGGATTTGATATCCAAGTTTTACGTGTTGTAATTAATGACTATAAAGATAATGTCTTCTACACAAGGCTATTCTTAGAACAAAAAGATCGGGAATTTCTATATGTTGTCGATGTGGATGCCCGTCCTAGCGATAGCATCCCACTCGCCTTAACTCACAAAGTTCCCATATTATGTGTTAAAGCGGTATTCGATGCTGTAGTCCCCTACGAAGAATAA
- a CDS encoding ATP-dependent Clp protease ATP-binding subunit, giving the protein MEKFSDAVSEALEKAFELAKSSKHTYVTENHLLLALLENTESLFYLVIKDIHGNPSLLNTAVKDTLSREPTVVEGDIDPKPAPGLQTLLRDAKQEAKALGDEYLSGDHLLLAFWLSNKEPFNSWKQTTKVTFKDLKNLITKIRRGNRMDSPSAENNFQGLEKYCKNLTALARQGKLDPVIGRDEEIRRTIQVLSRRTKNNPMLIGEPGVGKTAIAEGLALRLVQGDVPESLKGKQLYVLDMGALIAGAKYRGEFEERLKSVLKDVESGEGEHIIFIDEVHTLVGAGATDGAMDAANLLKPALARGTLHCIGATTLNEYQKYIEKDAALERRFQPIFVTEPSLENAVFILRGLREKYEIFHGVRITEGALNAAVLLSYRYIPDRFLPDKAIDLIDEAASLIRMQIGSLPLPIDEKERELAALIVKQEAIKCEKSPSYQEEADAIQKSIDALREELAFLRLGWDEEKKLISGLKEKKNSLESMKFSEEEAERVADYNRVAELRYSLIPQLEEEIKRDEASLNERDNRLLEEEVDERLIAQVVANWTGIPVQKMLEGEAEKLLVLEESLEERVVGQPFAVSAVSDSIRAARVGLNDPQRPLGVFLFLGPTGVGKTELAKALADLLFNKEEAMVRFDMSEYMEKHSISKLIGSSPGYVGYEEGGSLSEALRRRPYSVVLFDEIEKADKEVLNILLQVFDDGVLTDGKKRKVNCKNALFIMTSNIGSPELADYCSEKGNEITKEAILSVVSPVLKRYLSPEFMNRIDEILPFVPLTKEDIVKIVGIQMRRIAQRLKLRRINLSWDDSVTLFLSEQGYDSAFGARPLKRLIQQKVVILLSKALLKGDIKPDTAIELTMAKDVLVFKKAAAAA; this is encoded by the coding sequence ATGGAAAAATTTTCCGATGCCGTTTCGGAAGCTTTGGAGAAGGCTTTTGAACTTGCTAAATCTTCAAAACATACCTATGTCACAGAAAATCATTTATTGCTTGCCCTACTAGAAAATACAGAATCTCTCTTTTATTTGGTTATTAAGGACATTCATGGAAATCCTAGTTTGCTCAATACGGCGGTTAAAGATACTTTATCTCGAGAGCCTACTGTAGTTGAAGGAGACATTGATCCTAAACCTGCTCCAGGTTTACAAACCCTTCTTAGGGATGCAAAACAGGAGGCAAAGGCATTAGGAGATGAATACCTTTCTGGAGATCATCTGTTGCTTGCTTTTTGGCTTTCAAATAAAGAGCCTTTTAATTCCTGGAAGCAAACAACAAAAGTCACTTTTAAAGATCTTAAAAATCTGATTACTAAAATACGAAGAGGAAATCGTATGGATTCACCAAGCGCTGAAAACAATTTTCAGGGTTTAGAAAAGTATTGTAAAAACCTAACAGCATTAGCCCGTCAAGGTAAACTTGATCCCGTTATTGGAAGAGATGAAGAAATTCGTAGGACAATCCAAGTACTTTCTCGTAGAACTAAAAATAACCCGATGCTTATTGGTGAGCCTGGTGTAGGAAAAACTGCTATAGCAGAAGGGTTAGCTCTTAGACTTGTTCAAGGGGATGTTCCTGAATCTCTCAAAGGCAAACAACTTTATGTCTTAGATATGGGAGCTTTGATTGCAGGAGCGAAGTATCGAGGCGAGTTTGAAGAAAGATTAAAAAGCGTTTTAAAAGATGTAGAATCTGGAGAGGGAGAGCACATTATCTTTATTGATGAGGTGCATACTCTTGTTGGGGCAGGAGCTACTGACGGAGCCATGGATGCTGCGAATCTTTTAAAGCCTGCACTAGCAAGAGGAACGCTACATTGCATTGGTGCAACCACTCTTAATGAGTATCAGAAGTATATTGAAAAAGATGCTGCTTTAGAACGGCGATTTCAGCCTATTTTTGTCACAGAACCTTCATTGGAGAATGCTGTCTTTATTCTTCGTGGGCTACGAGAAAAATATGAAATTTTCCATGGCGTAAGAATTACCGAGGGGGCTTTAAATGCAGCAGTCTTACTTTCCTATCGTTATATTCCAGATCGTTTTTTGCCAGACAAGGCTATTGATTTGATAGATGAAGCGGCAAGCTTAATTCGTATGCAAATTGGTAGCCTTCCTCTTCCTATTGATGAAAAGGAAAGAGAGCTTGCTGCTTTGATCGTCAAACAAGAGGCTATAAAATGCGAGAAGTCTCCTTCGTATCAAGAGGAGGCGGACGCCATTCAGAAGTCTATAGATGCTTTGAGAGAAGAATTAGCTTTTCTACGTCTGGGTTGGGATGAAGAAAAGAAGCTGATTTCAGGACTTAAGGAAAAAAAGAATTCTTTAGAAAGTATGAAATTTTCTGAAGAGGAAGCGGAACGTGTTGCAGACTATAATCGTGTAGCCGAGCTCAGGTATAGCTTAATTCCGCAACTTGAAGAAGAAATAAAACGCGATGAAGCCTCTTTAAATGAAAGAGATAACCGTCTTCTTGAAGAAGAAGTTGACGAGAGACTTATTGCTCAGGTTGTAGCTAATTGGACAGGGATTCCTGTGCAAAAAATGCTAGAAGGAGAAGCTGAGAAACTCTTAGTTCTTGAAGAATCCTTAGAGGAACGTGTGGTAGGTCAGCCTTTTGCAGTCTCTGCAGTTAGTGATTCTATTCGTGCTGCGCGTGTTGGTTTGAATGATCCTCAGCGACCGTTAGGGGTCTTTTTATTTTTAGGGCCAACAGGAGTAGGAAAAACCGAGCTTGCAAAAGCTCTTGCCGATCTTCTCTTCAATAAAGAGGAGGCTATGGTTCGCTTCGATATGTCAGAATACATGGAAAAGCATTCCATTTCTAAACTTATAGGATCTTCTCCAGGATACGTCGGCTACGAAGAAGGAGGGAGTCTTTCCGAGGCTCTTCGAAGGCGTCCTTATTCAGTAGTTCTCTTTGATGAGATAGAGAAGGCAGATAAGGAAGTCCTTAACATTCTCCTGCAAGTATTCGACGATGGTGTTCTTACGGATGGAAAAAAACGAAAGGTAAACTGTAAAAACGCTTTGTTTATCATGACATCAAATATAGGTTCTCCAGAACTTGCAGACTATTGTTCAGAAAAGGGAAATGAGATTACCAAGGAAGCTATCCTTTCTGTAGTATCTCCAGTCTTGAAAAGATACTTGAGTCCTGAATTTATGAACCGAATTGACGAGATTCTTCCTTTTGTTCCGTTAACAAAAGAAGATATTGTGAAAATAGTTGGCATTCAAATGCGAAGGATTGCACAGAGGTTAAAGCTACGTCGGATCAATTTGTCTTGGGATGATTCTGTAACATTATTTCTTAGTGAACAGGGTTATGACAGTGCTTTTGGAGCTCGCCCTTTAAAACGTTTGATCCAACAAAAGGTGGTTATCTTGCTTTCTAAAGCTTTACTTAAAGGAGATATTAAACCTGATACAGCGATTGAGCTCACCATGGCAAAAGATGTACTGGTATTTAAAAAAGCTGCTGCCGCTGCCTAA